In the genome of Notamacropus eugenii isolate mMacEug1 chromosome 5, mMacEug1.pri_v2, whole genome shotgun sequence, one region contains:
- the LOC140503271 gene encoding uncharacterized protein, which translates to MATTFASRRNNMMNLQEKLSRDLEEIKLSLHHLNFQQSVLNPQCKVTGNTKHTKHVPWQDLEKEAPQDTWREVHIREAHPSRINKGDFSIQEQMTHNIKEIQSHPMPNDSQRLLDPHLSDKAQQTAPLHKEKKIFEDGQVKDLRGKEDTDIKPLSSYQFQNYNSLPTKEIRQEKNSSKDVSEANNYSKTHPININDFTMKNLSIREDHGTQISDNSSFQVHQRVCMEENLNQYKEYDKRFSDTSKLHINQRIHTREKLNTSEEVKIFHQGSCIPVVQRALAEKKLYQCKQCEKRFSTKSNLHVHQRIHMTEKPYQCVTCGKYFCQSSHLHTHQRIHTGQKPYQCKVCDKRFTSSSNLYVHHRLHTGEKPYQCTECGKCFSQQSHLHDHQRVHTGEKPYQCEECGKRFSVSSTFHVHQRIHTGEKPYQCNACGKCFCQLSQLKAHLKIRKGEKSFQCMENKKRLRNDSSLHVRPRIHTEEKPCQCKECGKRFRYNSNLQIHQRVHTNEKPFQCKECGKRFKNDSSVHAHQRVHTGEEPYQCKECGKKFRSNSSFHAHRKFHTGEKPFQCKECGKRFVNNSNLKGHQRVHTGEKPFQCKECGKRFRFNSSFHTHQRVHTGEKPFQCKECGKRFRFNSSFHTHQKVHTGEKLYQCKECNKRFRNNSSLRVHQRVHTGEKPYHCKDCDKRFSAKSNLLVHQRVHTREKPYHCVTCGKYFCQLSHLHTHQRIHTGEKPYQCKVCDKRFNSRFALHVHHRLHTGEKPYQCTECGKCFSQQSHLHDHQRVHTGEKPYQCEECGKRFSVSSTFHVHQRIHTGEKPYQCNACGKCFCQLSQLKAHLKIRKGEKSFQCMENKKRLRNNSSLHVRPRIHTEEKPCQCKECGKRFRYNSNLQIHQRVHTNEKPFQCKECGKRFKNDSSVHAHQTLHTGEKPYQCKQCGKRFRNNSSFHVHLKVHTGEKPFQCKECGKRFINNSNLKVHQRVHTGEKPFQCKECGKRFRNDSSMHAHQRIHTGEKPYQCKECGKAFRFNSSFRTHQKVHTGEKLYQCKECNKRFRNNSSLQVHQRVHTGEKPYPCKDCDKRFSTKSNLHVHQRVHTGEKPYQCDTCKKCFSQQSHLHAHQRLHIGKRNL; encoded by the coding sequence ATGGCAACCACTTTTGCTTCCAGGAGAAATAACATGATGAATCTTCAAGAGAAACTTTCTAGGGACCTTGAAGAAATAAAACTTTCCTTGCATCACCTCAATTTTCAGCAAAGTGTTCTGAATCCTCAGTGTAAAGTTACTGGGAACACTAAACATACTAAGCATGTCCCTTGGCAAGACTTGGAAAAGGAGGCACCTCAGGACACTTGGAGGGAAGTTCATATAAGGGAGGCACACCCATCTAGAATAAATAAAGGTGATTTTTCAATCCAGGAACAAATGACacataacataaaagaaatacaatcTCATCCCATGCCAAATGACTCACAGAGGCTACTGGATCCACATTTGTCTGACAAAGCCCAACAAACTGCTCCTTTacacaaggaaaagaaaatctttgaaGATGGCCAGGTGAAAGATCTTAGaggaaaagaagacacagacatCAAGCCTCTCAGCAGTTatcaatttcaaaattataaCAGTTTACCTACCAAAGAAATCAGACAGGAGAAAAATTCTAGCAAGGACGTCTCTGAAGCAAACAATTATTCAAAAACTCACCCTATAAATATCAATGACTTTACAATGAAGAacctctctataagggaagaCCATGGTACACAAATTAGTGACAACTCAAGCTTTCAAGTTCATCAGAGAGTCTGCATGGAAGAAAATCTGAACCAATATAAAGAGTATGACAAAAGATTCAGTGATACTTCAAAGCTTCATATTAATCAAAGGATCCATACAAGAGAGAAACTCAATACAAGTGAAGAGGTGAAAATTTTTCATCAAGGTTCATGCATTCCAGTTGTTCAGAGGGCCCTCGCAGAAAAGAAACTCTATCAATGCAAACAGTGTGAGAAAAGATTCAGTACTAAGTCAAACCTTCATGTCCACCAGAGAATACACATGACAGAAAAACCCTATCAATGTGTCACGTGTGGGAAATATTTTTGTCAATCGTCACATCTTCATactcatcagagaatccacacaggACAAAAACCCTATCAATGCAAAGTGTGTGACAAAAGATtcacttccagttctaacttATATGTTCATCACAGACTCcatacaggagagaaaccctATCAGTGTACTGAATGTGGGAAATGTTTTTCTCAGCAGTCACATCTTCATGATCATCAGAGAgtccacacaggagagaaaccctatCAATGTGAAGAGTGTGGGAAAAGATTCAGTGTCAGCTCTACCTTTCATgtccatcagagaatccacacaggagagaaaccctatCAGTGTAATGCATGTGGAAAATGTTTTTGTCAACTGTCCCAACTAAAAGCTCATCTGAAAATTCGCAAAGGAGAGAAATCCTTTCAATGCATGGAGAATAAGAAAAGGTTGAGAAACGACTCAAGCTTACATGTTCGTCCAAGAATCCACACAGAAGAGAAACCTTGTCAATGCAAAGAATGTGGGAAAAGATTCAGGTACAATTCAAACTTACAGATACATCAGAGAGTCCACACAAATGAGAAACCTTTTCAATGCAAAGAGTGTGGGAAAAGATTCAAGAATGACTCAAGTGTTCATGCACATCAGAGAGTCCACACAGGAGAGGAACCTTATCAATGTAAAGAGTGTGGGAAAAAATTCAGAAGCAACTCAAGCTTTCATGCCCACAGGAAAttccacacaggagagaaaccttttcaATGCAAAGAGTGTGGGAAAAGATTTGTAAACAACTCAAACTTAAAGGGTCATCAAAGAGTCCACACAGGTGAGAAACCTTTTCAATGCAAAGAGTGTGGGAAAAGATTCAGATTCAACTCCAGCTTTCATACCCACCAGAGAgtccacacaggagagaaaccttttcaGTGCAAAGAGTGTGGGAAAAGATTTAGATTCAACTCCAGCTTTCATACCCATCAGAAAGTCCACACAGGAGAAAAACTCTATCAATGCAAAGAGTGTAACAAAAGATTCAGGAATAACTCAAGTTTGCGGGTTCATCAGAGAGtgcacacaggagagaaaccctatCACTGCAAAGACTGTGATAAAAGATTCAGTGCCAAGTCAAACCTTCTTGTCCATCAGAGAGTACACACAAGAGAAAAACCCTATCATTGTGTTACATGTGGGAAATATTTTTGTCAGTTGTCACATCTTCATactcatcagagaatccacacggGAGAAAAACCCTATCAGTGCAAAGTGTGTGACAAAAGATTCAATTCCAGATTTGCTTTACATGTTCATCATAGActtcatacaggagagaaaccctATCAGTGTACTGAATGTGGGAAATGTTTTTCTCAGCAGTCACATCTTCATGATCATCAGAGAgtccacacaggagagaaaccctatCAATGTGAAGAGTGTGGGAAAAGATTCAGTGTCAGCTCTACCTTTCATgtccatcagagaatccacacaggagagaaaccctatCAGTGTAATGCATGTGGAAAATGTTTTTGTCAACTGTCCCAACTAAAAGCTCATCTGAAAATTCGCAAAGGAGAGAAATCCTTTCAATGCATGGAGAATAAGAAAAGGTTGAGAAACAACTCAAGCTTACATGTTCGTCCAAGAATCCACACAGAAGAGAAACCTTGTCAATGCAAAGAATGTGGGAAAAGATTCAGGTACAATTCAAACTTACAGATACATCAGAGAGTCCACACAAATGAGAAACCTTTTCAATGCAAAGAGTGTGGGAAAAGATTCAAGAATGACTCAAGTGTTCATGCTCATCAGACActccacacaggagagaaaccttatcaatGCAAACAGTGTGGGAAAAGATTCAGAAACAACTCAAGCTTTCATGTCCACTTGAAAgtccacacaggagagaaaccttttcaATGCAAAGAGTGTGGAAAAAGATTCATAAACAATTCAAACTTAAAGGTTCATCAGAGAGTCCACACAGGTGAGAAACCCTTTCAATGCAAAGAATGCGGGAAAAGATTCAGGAATGATTCAAGTATGCATgctcatcagagaatccacacaggagagaaaccttatcaatGCAAAGAGTGTGGGAAAGCATTCAGATTCAACTCCAGCTTTCGTACTCATCAGAAAGTTCACACAGGAGAGAAGCTCTATCAATGCAAAGAGTGTAACAAAAGATTCAGGAATAACTCAAGTTTGCAAGTTCATCAGAGAgtccacacaggagagaaaccctatCCCTGCAAAGATTGTGACAAAAGATTCAGTACCAAGTCAAACCTTCATGTCCATCAGAGAgtccacacaggagagaaaccctatCAATGTGATACATGTAAGAAATGTTTTTCTCAGCAGTCACATCTTCATGCTCATCAAAGACTTCacataggaaagagaaacctaTAA